In Geobacter anodireducens, a genomic segment contains:
- a CDS encoding flagellar biosynthesis protein FliO, with protein MKQQASATALALAFPGVARAAEAAGGANFSFATVFVQMLASLALVLGLIYLAYYAANRWFRPGVHGKGTERHIRLVETRYLAPKKSLVLVEVGGEFLLLGSSGDNLSFIKQIDILEEIEVLDETAGRTPLATLFQGKLDAVTTRLAAMKQGRADAPERRAGEGKA; from the coding sequence GTGAAACAGCAGGCGTCAGCCACGGCCCTGGCCCTGGCGTTCCCCGGCGTCGCCCGGGCCGCAGAGGCCGCCGGCGGAGCGAATTTCAGCTTCGCCACCGTGTTCGTCCAGATGCTGGCCTCCCTCGCCCTGGTGCTGGGACTCATCTATCTGGCCTATTACGCGGCGAACCGGTGGTTTAGGCCCGGCGTCCACGGCAAGGGAACCGAACGCCACATCCGGCTGGTGGAAACCCGCTACCTGGCGCCGAAGAAGTCGCTGGTCCTGGTGGAGGTGGGGGGCGAGTTTCTCCTGCTCGGCTCTTCCGGCGACAATCTCTCGTTCATCAAGCAGATAGACATCCTGGAGGAGATCGAGGTGCTCGACGAAACCGCCGGGCGCACCCCCCTCGCCACCCTTTTCCAGGGCAAGCTGGACGCGGTCACGACACGGCTCGCCGCCATGAAACAGGGGCGTGCCGATGCCCCCGAGCGCCGCGCCGGGGAAGGAAAAGCCTGA
- a CDS encoding EscS/YscS/HrcS family type III secretion system export apparatus protein has translation MSPDLVVQLARRSFEVTLMLAAPLLISGLVVGLAVSIFQAVTSIQEATLAFAPKIIAVMVALVIFFPWMMNYMSDFTREVYALIATMRR, from the coding sequence ATGAGTCCCGATCTCGTCGTACAGCTTGCCCGCCGCAGCTTCGAGGTGACGCTGATGCTGGCCGCTCCCCTGCTCATTTCCGGCCTTGTGGTCGGACTTGCCGTCAGCATCTTCCAGGCGGTCACCTCCATCCAGGAGGCCACCCTTGCCTTTGCCCCCAAGATCATCGCCGTCATGGTCGCCCTGGTGATCTTTTTCCCCTGGATGATGAACTACATGAGCGACTTCACCCGGGAAGTCTACGCCCTCATCGCCACCATGCGACGGTGA
- a CDS encoding flagellar biosynthesis protein FlgE, with protein sequence MSVTSALYTGISGLNANGEAMSVIGNNISNVNTIGFKQGRMLFSDVLSSTISGGSQIGRGVQIQTVENQFTQGSFESTESGTDLAIQGDSFFVVQNTSGRYYTRAGAFSFNKDKTLVNPEGYQVMGYGIIPSSGLADGVLKPIDLTNFATTPPKQTSNVKFVVNLDSTQTTPALAWDPANPVATSNFSTSLSVYDSQGNAHTATAYFRKTADNTWDWHVILPDAVAGTPGSSTSPIDGTLTFDETGALTGQTPLASAAQNITFTGGVAAPQPIFFDLGVGATTQYASASVVSSQTQDGYYQGTLTKVTIDDKGYVNGVYSNGQLQKLYQVALAKFSSTAGLSKAGGTLFEETLESGQPLFSDASAPGVGKILANSLEQSNVDMAAQFVKMITTQRGYSANSKTITTADEMLQEVLSLKR encoded by the coding sequence ATGAGCGTCACATCCGCACTTTACACCGGCATCAGCGGCCTCAACGCCAACGGCGAGGCCATGTCCGTCATCGGCAACAACATCTCCAACGTCAACACCATCGGCTTCAAGCAGGGCCGGATGCTCTTCTCGGACGTCCTCTCCAGCACCATCAGCGGCGGCTCCCAGATCGGCCGCGGCGTCCAGATCCAGACCGTTGAAAACCAGTTCACCCAGGGCTCCTTCGAGAGCACCGAGAGCGGCACTGACCTGGCCATCCAGGGTGATTCCTTCTTCGTGGTCCAGAACACCAGCGGCCGCTACTATACCCGTGCCGGCGCCTTTTCCTTCAACAAGGACAAAACCCTGGTGAACCCGGAGGGATATCAGGTCATGGGATACGGCATCATTCCCTCGTCCGGGCTCGCCGACGGCGTGCTCAAGCCCATCGACCTGACCAACTTCGCCACCACGCCGCCGAAGCAGACCTCCAACGTCAAGTTCGTGGTGAACCTGGATTCCACCCAGACTACGCCGGCCCTGGCATGGGACCCCGCCAACCCGGTTGCCACGTCCAACTTCTCGACCAGCCTGTCGGTCTACGATTCCCAGGGCAATGCCCACACTGCCACGGCATATTTCCGTAAAACCGCCGATAACACCTGGGACTGGCACGTCATCCTTCCCGATGCCGTGGCCGGCACGCCGGGCAGCAGCACCAGCCCCATCGACGGGACCCTCACCTTCGATGAGACCGGTGCCCTCACCGGCCAGACTCCCCTGGCCAGCGCGGCCCAGAACATCACCTTCACGGGTGGCGTCGCCGCACCCCAGCCGATCTTCTTCGACCTGGGCGTCGGCGCCACCACCCAGTACGCCAGCGCCTCGGTGGTTTCCTCCCAGACCCAGGACGGCTACTACCAGGGTACCCTCACCAAGGTTACCATCGATGACAAGGGATACGTGAACGGCGTGTACTCCAACGGCCAGCTCCAGAAGCTCTACCAGGTGGCCCTGGCCAAGTTCTCCTCTACGGCCGGCCTGTCCAAGGCGGGAGGCACCCTCTTCGAGGAAACCCTCGAATCGGGACAGCCCCTGTTCTCCGACGCCAGCGCCCCCGGCGTCGGGAAAATCCTGGCCAACTCCCTGGAACAGTCCAACGTGGACATGGCGGCCCAGTTCGTCAAAATGATCACCACCCAGCGCGGCTACTCCGCCAACTCCAAGACGATCACCACGGCCGACGAGATGCTGCAGGAAGTACTCAGTCTCAAGCGGTAA
- a CDS encoding flagellar hook capping protein, translated as MVYGVTNDTTAAAAAMKKSTGMNKDDFLKLFVTQLQNQDPLNPQDSTEFIGQLAQLTQVEQAYNTNSNLSDLLNLVNGATSLSAVSFIGKEITASGNLIKLTGGTQPTLGYRLPATAQKVTIKIKDDTDTVVRTLTLGSTQAGDGSITWDGKDEKGNTLPEGRYTFSVSGTNAKGEAFDGAPLLLGRAEGVMLEGEEPYITIGGINVPLGNILSVKGA; from the coding sequence GTGGTTTACGGCGTTACCAACGACACCACGGCAGCCGCAGCGGCCATGAAGAAGTCCACCGGCATGAACAAGGACGACTTCCTCAAGCTGTTCGTTACGCAACTCCAGAACCAGGACCCGCTCAATCCCCAGGACAGCACGGAGTTCATCGGACAGTTGGCACAACTCACCCAGGTCGAACAGGCCTACAACACCAACAGCAACCTCTCGGATCTTCTCAACCTCGTGAACGGGGCGACGAGCCTCTCGGCGGTCTCGTTCATCGGCAAGGAGATCACGGCCAGCGGCAACCTGATCAAACTCACCGGCGGCACCCAGCCCACCTTGGGTTACCGGCTTCCCGCCACCGCCCAGAAGGTGACCATCAAAATCAAGGATGACACCGACACCGTTGTCCGGACCCTGACTCTGGGGAGCACCCAGGCGGGAGACGGTTCCATAACGTGGGACGGCAAGGACGAAAAAGGGAATACGCTCCCGGAGGGACGCTACACCTTCTCCGTCTCGGGGACCAACGCCAAGGGAGAGGCCTTTGACGGCGCTCCGCTGCTCCTCGGCCGGGCCGAAGGGGTCATGCTGGAGGGAGAGGAACCCTACATAACCATCGGCGGCATCAATGTACCGCTCGGCAACATACTCTCTGTGAAAGGAGCGTGA
- a CDS encoding flagellar motor switch protein FliM has protein sequence MEKILTKQEIEALLAAVFEGKIEPDRELAKEQGAAHSYDLFNSEAHKGLVPNLDIIYDGFIRYQRGTLSNRLGRIVEIKKLGAGSYKFDDFIQTLPSPVCMAIYKADPLKGAALIAFDSTLVFTIVDCILGGTGMTSVQTSANRMFTSIELRLVQKIVQDMLVDLEKAWAPLYAAKMSLLRMEMNPRLVNIVPPEYQVVTMEMEIQIDQIEGKMVFAVPYMTIEPIRDKLKSGAQFDLMAIDPQWSFRLSKELLEAPLDVSVEVGGAVISLNDLLSLVPGDTIMLDTPCTSDLTVKVGGVPKFTGMPGIRHGNKALQITNVVGKGEQR, from the coding sequence ATGGAGAAGATCCTCACCAAGCAAGAGATAGAGGCGCTGCTCGCCGCGGTGTTCGAGGGGAAGATCGAGCCCGACCGGGAACTGGCCAAGGAGCAGGGCGCCGCCCACTCCTACGACCTCTTCAACAGTGAAGCCCACAAGGGGCTCGTTCCCAACCTGGACATCATCTACGACGGTTTCATCCGCTACCAGCGGGGGACCCTGTCGAACCGGCTGGGGCGCATCGTCGAGATCAAGAAGCTCGGGGCCGGGTCGTACAAGTTCGACGACTTCATCCAGACCCTCCCTTCGCCGGTCTGCATGGCGATCTACAAGGCCGATCCGCTCAAGGGTGCGGCCCTGATCGCCTTCGACAGCACGCTCGTCTTCACCATCGTGGACTGCATCCTGGGAGGAACCGGCATGACGTCGGTCCAGACGAGCGCCAACCGGATGTTCACCTCCATTGAGCTGCGGCTGGTCCAGAAGATCGTTCAGGACATGCTCGTCGATCTGGAAAAGGCCTGGGCGCCGCTCTATGCGGCCAAGATGAGCCTGCTTCGGATGGAGATGAACCCGCGGCTCGTGAACATCGTCCCCCCCGAGTACCAGGTGGTGACCATGGAGATGGAGATCCAGATCGACCAGATCGAGGGTAAGATGGTCTTCGCCGTCCCCTACATGACCATCGAGCCGATTCGGGACAAGCTCAAGTCCGGCGCCCAGTTCGACCTCATGGCCATCGATCCCCAGTGGTCGTTCCGGTTGTCCAAGGAGCTGCTGGAGGCTCCCCTGGACGTGTCGGTGGAGGTCGGCGGCGCGGTCATCAGCCTCAACGACCTGCTCAGCCTGGTCCCCGGCGATACCATCATGCTTGATACCCCCTGCACCAGCGATCTCACGGTCAAGGTCGGCGGGGTGCCCAAATTCACGGGAATGCCGGGCATACGCCACGGCAACAAGGCACTTCAGATCACGAACGTCGTAGGCAAGGGAGAACAGCGGTGA
- a CDS encoding flagellar biosynthetic protein FliP, which produces MDGVPMFKRIPFIAFCVVLLTASLAAAAEPLALPSVSIGVGKATKPGDVSVVLQIFFLMTVLSLAPGLLMMTTSFTRIAVVLSFMRHAIGTQQAPPNQIIVALSLFLTFFVMAPVWQQVNTQAIQPYRAAQITQDEALKRAVAPMRKFMFSQTREKDLALFLNLSKLPRPRTADDIPTLTLIPAFMISELRTAFQIGFLVFIPFLVVDMVVASVLMSMGMMMLPPVMISLPFKILLFVLVDGWGLVIGSLIKSFG; this is translated from the coding sequence ATGGACGGTGTCCCGATGTTCAAACGAATCCCTTTCATCGCTTTCTGCGTCGTCCTGCTGACCGCCTCGCTGGCGGCCGCCGCCGAGCCCCTGGCGCTGCCCAGCGTCAGCATCGGGGTGGGCAAGGCCACCAAACCGGGCGATGTGTCGGTGGTCCTCCAGATATTCTTCCTGATGACGGTGCTGTCCCTGGCGCCGGGGCTCCTCATGATGACCACCTCGTTCACACGGATCGCGGTGGTGCTGTCGTTCATGCGCCACGCCATCGGCACCCAGCAGGCGCCCCCCAACCAGATCATCGTCGCTCTGTCCCTGTTCCTGACCTTTTTCGTCATGGCCCCGGTCTGGCAGCAGGTGAACACCCAGGCGATCCAGCCTTACCGGGCGGCCCAGATCACCCAGGACGAGGCCCTGAAGCGGGCGGTGGCTCCCATGCGGAAGTTCATGTTCTCCCAGACCCGCGAGAAGGACCTGGCCCTGTTCCTGAATCTTTCGAAGCTGCCGCGGCCCCGCACTGCCGACGACATCCCGACCCTGACCCTCATTCCGGCCTTCATGATCAGCGAGCTGCGGACCGCCTTCCAGATCGGCTTCCTGGTCTTCATCCCGTTCCTGGTGGTGGACATGGTGGTGGCTTCGGTCCTCATGTCCATGGGTATGATGATGCTGCCGCCGGTCATGATCTCACTGCCGTTCAAGATTCTCCTCTTCGTCCTGGTGGACGGGTGGGGGCTGGTGATCGGCTCTCTGATAAAAAGCTTTGGGTAG
- a CDS encoding flagellar biosynthetic protein FliR, which produces MFPLTTPFPTVNDVAFFTLVMGRMAGIFAAIPIFGGRRVPTPIKALLVFAMTMVCFPIIKGKMPQFPTDMLSLGFLMVQEVLVGVSLGLLSLIIFAAVEFAGQIASVQIGLTIVTEFDPSQGGQLSIMSIILEMLATLLFLSLGMHHIFIGALVQSYDVLPLGAWHMSGGLLQFIVTTIGEVFVLAVRLAAPVMVTLLATSVMLGIMARSFPQMNVFFVSMPLNIGIGFIILGLSLPLFLHTVQGHFGMLDEQLKTMMKLMGKG; this is translated from the coding sequence ATGTTTCCACTGACCACACCATTCCCCACGGTCAACGACGTGGCCTTCTTCACCCTGGTGATGGGGAGGATGGCGGGCATCTTCGCAGCCATTCCCATTTTTGGCGGCCGGCGGGTGCCGACCCCCATCAAGGCGTTGCTCGTCTTCGCCATGACCATGGTCTGTTTCCCCATCATCAAGGGAAAGATGCCGCAGTTTCCGACCGACATGCTCTCCCTGGGGTTCCTCATGGTGCAGGAGGTGCTGGTTGGCGTGTCGCTTGGGTTGCTGTCCCTGATCATCTTCGCCGCCGTCGAGTTCGCCGGCCAGATCGCCAGCGTCCAGATCGGCCTTACCATCGTGACCGAGTTCGACCCGTCCCAGGGAGGCCAGTTGTCGATCATGTCGATCATCCTGGAGATGCTGGCCACGCTCCTGTTCCTCTCCCTGGGCATGCACCACATCTTCATCGGGGCGCTGGTCCAGAGCTACGACGTCCTCCCCCTGGGGGCGTGGCACATGAGCGGCGGGCTTCTCCAGTTCATCGTGACCACCATCGGCGAGGTGTTCGTCCTGGCGGTCCGGCTCGCGGCGCCGGTGATGGTCACGCTCCTGGCGACCAGTGTCATGCTCGGCATCATGGCCCGCTCGTTCCCCCAGATGAACGTCTTTTTCGTCAGTATGCCCCTGAACATCGGCATCGGGTTCATCATCCTGGGGCTTTCCCTCCCTCTCTTCCTCCACACCGTCCAGGGGCATTTTGGCATGCTCGACGAACAGCTCAAGACCATGATGAAGCTCATGGGCAAGGGATGA
- a CDS encoding peptide-binding protein — MTLIRLLLRMLIPSLAQAAPFLAACTTVTGERVGPQAPGIGFEETPAVDRTDRQHASVPPVVQPPPPQPPEPLATPAAAAPALLRIGPEHTYVNARRGPSPRTKVVAVLRSGTHLELLGEQGRWLRVRWQHGGKTVEGWVYRRFVEGNGQ, encoded by the coding sequence ATGACCCTGATTCGGCTTCTGTTGCGGATGCTGATTCCGTCGCTCGCCCAGGCCGCCCCTTTTCTTGCAGCCTGCACCACCGTCACCGGGGAGCGGGTTGGTCCCCAGGCCCCGGGAATCGGCTTCGAGGAGACACCGGCCGTCGACCGGACCGACCGGCAGCACGCCTCTGTCCCGCCGGTGGTCCAGCCCCCGCCACCGCAGCCGCCGGAACCGCTCGCGACTCCGGCGGCCGCCGCGCCGGCCTTGCTCCGCATCGGACCGGAGCACACGTATGTGAACGCCCGGCGCGGGCCTTCACCCCGCACGAAGGTGGTGGCTGTCCTGAGGAGCGGCACACACCTGGAGCTGCTGGGGGAACAGGGACGCTGGCTGCGCGTTCGCTGGCAGCACGGCGGGAAAACGGTGGAGGGATGGGTCTACCGGAGGTTTGTGGAGGGGAATGGGCAGTGA
- a CDS encoding flagellar basal body protein FliL, with translation MAADEKAPAEGVPEDKKKLFIIIGAAAVVIIALAVVFMGGGKKEKGKEGEAAAKVEQKAESGKEGAAGATTTAFALEPFIVNIYDGQELRYLRVKVEFETAAPDAKTEIEARQAPLRDAILVLLTTKTLQDIQDLQGKNQLRDEILVAANKILPPGKVSKVYFTDFVVQ, from the coding sequence ATGGCAGCGGACGAAAAGGCACCCGCCGAGGGTGTGCCAGAGGACAAGAAAAAGCTTTTCATCATCATCGGCGCTGCTGCCGTGGTGATTATCGCCCTTGCCGTAGTGTTCATGGGCGGAGGCAAGAAAGAAAAGGGCAAGGAAGGCGAGGCCGCGGCCAAGGTCGAGCAAAAGGCCGAGAGCGGCAAGGAGGGTGCGGCCGGAGCGACGACCACCGCGTTCGCGCTTGAGCCGTTCATCGTCAATATTTACGACGGCCAGGAACTGCGCTATCTCCGGGTAAAGGTCGAGTTCGAAACCGCTGCCCCGGACGCCAAGACGGAAATAGAGGCCCGTCAGGCGCCCCTGCGCGATGCCATTCTGGTTTTGCTCACCACCAAGACCCTCCAGGACATCCAGGACCTCCAGGGGAAAAACCAGTTGCGGGACGAAATCCTCGTGGCCGCCAACAAGATTTTGCCGCCAGGCAAGGTGAGCAAGGTCTATTTCACCGATTTCGTGGTCCAGTAG
- a CDS encoding flagellar hook-length control protein gives MEIMQLIQIAPQVVPAGGVPSEAPAQPAGNDSLFASLFAGLLMPPVTTNAATQEVPDASSGSPENAARNQDQENPSATDAALASLAPPIPLPLPAEAAPAPESAASSSGTAAAAPVAPVSSPVTTTVAEPSASTMAHSMAQATPTEAPVAAASSVPAGQTAAEKSVEVLNAAVERTPVRQAGADVLPEAEQSPQSVGMTEEATAETRPPVRTMGPTAAYPDRIPARHAEGIPAGKADTVSPVELRSAEVRTDAATGSPVRALDVEVTVRDGSGEQHFAEGRDQAFTGKESTAMKDAVASHASHEAGKTSAAQPAEARPTPESSHSLRDSIMAQVRDAVTAREPNGNGRISIRLNPAELGELTINVRVADQQVKVDVVAANGQIRDILLNNLDNLKENFSRQNLTMTGFDVSTGTGQGFEHQLFREGGQAGQGGTHFSFARGEELDGDVQVAMEDTRHYVTDRRENGLVDVRL, from the coding sequence ATGGAAATCATGCAGTTGATCCAGATCGCCCCGCAGGTCGTGCCGGCCGGCGGAGTCCCGTCTGAAGCCCCTGCCCAGCCTGCCGGCAACGACAGTCTCTTCGCCTCGCTCTTTGCCGGGTTGCTCATGCCGCCCGTCACGACGAACGCAGCCACTCAGGAAGTACCGGATGCGTCGAGCGGGTCTCCTGAGAATGCCGCCCGGAACCAGGACCAGGAGAACCCTTCCGCCACCGATGCGGCCCTGGCAAGCCTGGCTCCGCCCATCCCGCTACCTCTGCCCGCAGAGGCCGCGCCTGCACCGGAATCCGCCGCCTCTTCATCCGGAACGGCAGCGGCAGCGCCCGTTGCGCCGGTTTCGTCTCCGGTCACCACGACCGTGGCCGAGCCGTCCGCATCGACCATGGCCCACTCCATGGCGCAAGCCACGCCGACGGAAGCACCGGTTGCAGCCGCTTCTTCCGTCCCGGCCGGACAAACCGCGGCGGAAAAATCGGTGGAGGTGCTGAACGCTGCCGTCGAACGGACCCCGGTCCGCCAGGCGGGAGCCGATGTCCTCCCTGAAGCGGAGCAATCGCCCCAGTCCGTCGGCATGACGGAGGAGGCGACCGCGGAAACCCGGCCTCCGGTACGCACCATGGGGCCAACCGCTGCCTATCCCGACCGGATACCCGCCAGGCATGCGGAAGGTATCCCGGCAGGCAAGGCCGACACCGTCAGCCCGGTCGAGCTCAGGTCCGCTGAAGTCCGGACCGATGCAGCAACCGGGAGTCCGGTCAGGGCGCTGGACGTGGAAGTGACCGTCAGGGACGGCTCAGGCGAGCAGCACTTCGCCGAAGGCCGCGACCAGGCGTTCACCGGCAAGGAGTCCACGGCGATGAAGGATGCCGTTGCCAGCCATGCCAGCCACGAGGCGGGCAAGACCTCTGCCGCCCAGCCGGCCGAAGCCAGGCCGACGCCGGAGTCGTCGCACTCGCTCCGCGACAGCATCATGGCCCAGGTCCGGGACGCCGTCACGGCCCGCGAGCCCAACGGCAACGGCCGGATCAGCATCAGGCTCAACCCGGCGGAACTGGGCGAGCTCACGATCAACGTCCGGGTGGCGGACCAGCAGGTCAAGGTGGATGTAGTGGCGGCCAACGGCCAGATAAGGGACATTCTCCTCAACAACCTCGACAACCTGAAGGAGAACTTTTCCCGCCAGAACCTGACCATGACCGGTTTCGACGTTTCCACCGGCACCGGCCAGGGGTTCGAGCACCAGCTCTTCCGCGAGGGGGGGCAGGCAGGCCAGGGAGGAACCCATTTCTCCTTTGCCCGTGGTGAAGAACTCGACGGGGACGTCCAAGTCGCAATGGAAGACACGCGCCACTACGTTACCGACCGGCGCGAAAACGGCCTCGTCGACGTGAGGCTCTGA
- a CDS encoding flagellar biosynthesis protein FlhB, translating to MSDDKHSKTEKPTAKKLDEAKKKGVPHSRDLTSTVTLIAAMVALYTTGGFMFTTLKRTSGELLGSMGTFHLTEASVEHLLIKLFLVFLSVVMPFMLVVVISGLATTMVQVGFSMNSERITFKLDKLNPATNAKKLFNKDSLVEMLKAVLKIVIVGYMSYKIMRDEMDGLLFLADTDLAGILEVFRHLAFKLVIHTCGVLLILGVLDLAFVKWRFIDNLKMTKQEVKDEHKESEGDPKVKGKIRQMQFQQAQKRLRKVIPTADVVVTNPTHYAVALKYERETMAAPLVLAKGVDHMAQTIKAIARENNVMLVENRFLARELYAQVKEGQPIPESLYTAVAEVLAYVYSLKGKI from the coding sequence ATGTCTGACGACAAACATTCGAAAACAGAAAAACCAACAGCAAAGAAGCTGGACGAGGCGAAAAAGAAAGGGGTTCCCCACAGTCGGGACCTGACCTCCACCGTAACCCTCATCGCCGCCATGGTTGCCCTGTACACCACCGGCGGCTTCATGTTTACCACCCTGAAGCGGACCAGCGGCGAACTGCTCGGCTCCATGGGAACGTTTCACCTGACCGAAGCAAGCGTCGAACATCTCCTCATCAAGCTGTTCCTGGTATTTCTCAGCGTGGTCATGCCGTTCATGCTGGTGGTGGTGATTTCGGGGCTCGCAACGACCATGGTCCAGGTGGGCTTCTCCATGAACAGCGAGCGGATCACCTTCAAGCTGGACAAGCTCAATCCGGCCACTAACGCAAAGAAGCTCTTCAACAAGGACTCCCTGGTGGAGATGCTCAAGGCTGTCCTCAAGATCGTCATTGTCGGCTACATGTCGTACAAGATCATGCGGGACGAGATGGACGGACTGCTTTTCCTGGCCGATACCGACCTGGCCGGGATCCTGGAGGTCTTCAGGCACCTGGCCTTCAAGCTGGTCATCCACACCTGCGGCGTGCTCCTGATCCTGGGGGTGCTGGACCTGGCCTTTGTCAAGTGGCGTTTCATCGACAATCTGAAAATGACCAAGCAGGAGGTCAAGGACGAGCACAAGGAGTCTGAGGGGGACCCGAAGGTCAAGGGTAAGATCCGTCAGATGCAGTTTCAGCAGGCCCAGAAACGCCTGCGCAAGGTGATTCCTACCGCCGACGTGGTCGTCACCAACCCGACGCACTACGCCGTGGCGCTCAAGTACGAACGCGAGACCATGGCCGCGCCGCTGGTGCTGGCCAAGGGCGTCGACCATATGGCCCAGACCATCAAGGCCATCGCCCGTGAGAACAACGTCATGCTCGTGGAGAACCGTTTCCTGGCCCGCGAGCTCTATGCCCAGGTCAAAGAGGGGCAGCCCATCCCCGAGAGCCTGTACACCGCGGTGGCGGAGGTGCTGGCCTATGTGTACAGCCTGAAGGGCAAGATATGA
- a CDS encoding flagellar motor switch protein FliN — MSDLTKEETKDGELDRKNLEFILDIPLQLTVELGRTKILVKDVLQLNQGAVVELTKLAGEPLDVFVNSKLVARGEAVVVNEKFGVRLVDIVSPNERVEKVL; from the coding sequence GTGAGCGACCTCACGAAAGAAGAAACCAAAGACGGTGAACTGGACCGCAAGAACCTGGAGTTCATCCTCGATATACCGCTTCAGCTCACGGTGGAGCTGGGCCGGACCAAGATCCTGGTCAAGGACGTGCTCCAGCTCAATCAGGGGGCGGTGGTGGAGTTGACCAAGCTTGCCGGAGAGCCCCTGGACGTCTTCGTGAACTCCAAGCTCGTCGCCCGCGGCGAGGCGGTGGTGGTCAACGAGAAGTTCGGGGTCCGGCTCGTGGATATCGTCAGTCCCAACGAGCGGGTGGAGAAAGTCCTGTGA